A stretch of the Archangium violaceum genome encodes the following:
- a CDS encoding sulfite oxidase-like oxidoreductase: MSAEDEKLQRIVEARLKLRARFLEKMERTPGVSDERPQGSGPPNRHGMPRLPPGQTETRKWPVLDLGASFEHPTLETWELRINGAVEQPVTLSWKDFRALPQHEDISDFHCVTGWSLMDVRWVGVQLSTLAALARPLPEAAFILAHAYDGYTTNVSLEEALKDDVLLVHTYNGKPLPREHGGPVRMITPQLYAWKGAKWIRRIEFLRYDSPGFWERCGYSNTAHPWRDDRYA; this comes from the coding sequence CTGAAGCTGAGGGCGCGCTTCCTGGAGAAGATGGAGCGCACGCCGGGCGTGAGTGACGAGCGCCCTCAGGGAAGCGGCCCGCCCAACCGGCACGGGATGCCCAGGCTTCCGCCGGGGCAGACCGAGACGCGCAAGTGGCCGGTGCTGGATCTGGGCGCGTCGTTCGAGCATCCCACGTTGGAGACGTGGGAGCTGCGCATCAACGGCGCGGTGGAGCAGCCCGTCACGCTGAGCTGGAAGGACTTCCGGGCGCTGCCCCAGCACGAGGACATCAGCGACTTCCACTGCGTCACGGGCTGGAGCCTGATGGACGTGCGGTGGGTGGGGGTGCAGCTGTCCACGCTGGCGGCGCTCGCCCGGCCGCTGCCCGAGGCGGCGTTCATCCTCGCGCACGCCTATGACGGTTACACCACCAACGTGTCGCTCGAGGAGGCCCTCAAGGACGACGTGCTGCTGGTCCACACGTACAATGGGAAGCCGCTGCCGCGCGAGCACGGCGGCCCGGTTCGGATGATCACGCCCCAGCTCTATGCCTGGAAGGGGGCGAAGTGGATCCGCCGCATCGAATTCCTCCGGTACGACTCGCCAGGCTTCTGGGAACGATGTGGCTACAGCAACACCGCGCACCCCTGGAGAGACGACCGCTACGCCTGA